The proteins below come from a single Candidatus Woesearchaeota archaeon genomic window:
- the ispH gene encoding 4-hydroxy-3-methylbut-2-enyl diphosphate reductase, which yields MLKRIILASPRGYCAGVERAISSVENAILKFKKQVYVLNEIVHNEHVIKILSENGARFVNSLSDVPKGSVIILSAHGVSPKIRDDAFARGLSVIDATCPFVSRLHSDAREYSRKGFSIILIGYSEHAEAEGLKGEAPMAVIENISDAEKIVLHKKNIACLVQTTFSVEERDKILSFLKKRFPNLEVPSSGICCATENRQNAVKALSKKCDAVIIVGSKKSSNSMRLFETAKGCCSHVFLVGDEKEIKKIMKMPWFWKINSLGISSGASTPEKIVQKIVAYIVSCAEKRNGKSPSLENLESASENISFPLPSPFT from the coding sequence ATGCTGAAAAGAATAATTCTTGCAAGTCCGAGGGGATACTGCGCCGGGGTTGAGCGTGCAATAAGTTCTGTTGAAAATGCAATCCTGAAATTTAAAAAGCAGGTTTATGTTCTCAATGAAATTGTTCATAATGAGCATGTGATAAAGATACTTTCTGAAAACGGCGCAAGGTTTGTCAATTCACTTTCAGATGTTCCTAAAGGTAGTGTGATAATCTTAAGCGCCCACGGTGTTTCCCCAAAAATAAGAGATGATGCATTTGCCCGCGGCTTATCAGTTATAGATGCGACATGCCCGTTTGTCTCAAGGCTGCATTCAGATGCCAGGGAATACAGCAGGAAGGGTTTCTCAATAATCCTGATTGGCTATAGCGAGCATGCTGAGGCAGAAGGATTAAAGGGCGAAGCTCCTATGGCAGTAATAGAAAATATTTCTGATGCAGAAAAAATTGTCCTTCATAAGAAGAATATCGCATGCCTTGTCCAGACAACATTCTCAGTTGAGGAAAGGGACAAGATACTCTCTTTCCTGAAAAAGAGATTTCCCAATCTTGAAGTTCCGTCCTCGGGGATATGCTGCGCAACAGAGAACAGGCAGAATGCAGTAAAAGCTCTCTCAAAAAAGTGCGATGCAGTGATTATTGTAGGTTCAAAGAAAAGCTCAAACTCAATGCGCCTTTTTGAGACAGCAAAGGGCTGCTGCAGCCATGTTTTTTTGGTTGGCGATGAAAAGGAAATTAAAAAAATAATGAAAATGCCCTGGTTTTGGAAAATCAATTCTCTCGGGATAAGCTCAGGGGCATCAACACCTGAAAAGATTGTTCAGAAGATTGTTGCTTATATTGTTTCATGCGCTGAAAAAAGAAACGGAAAATCCCCTTCTCTTGAAAATCTTGAATCAGCATCCGAAAACATTTCATTCCCCCTTCCCTCCCCGTTCACTTAA